A genomic segment from Nicotiana sylvestris chromosome 1, ASM39365v2, whole genome shotgun sequence encodes:
- the LOC138890448 gene encoding uncharacterized protein, translating to MHGLGSQVSVAYKDLCPFPDVQLPAGFKMPKFDLYEGHSDPVAHLRGFCSKMRGAGGKDELLIAYFGQSLSGSALEWYTRQDPGRWYTWDDLAQAFIGHFQYNLEIVPDRLSLLKLEKKPGESFREFGFRWREQVARVDPPMRESEMVDYFLQALEPTYFGHLVTAIGKSFNEVVKMGAMVEEGLKSNKIMSYSAIKATTQAIQSGTGGVLGKKKKEEVTTVEASTWSRSGNPPPYYNQPRPHHPNYPYTPYSLPQQYYPP from the coding sequence atgcatggttTGGGCAGCCAGGTtagcgtggcctacaaagacctatgtccatttcccgatgttcagttgcctgcagggtttaaaatgccgaagtttgacttgtatgaggggcacagtgacccagtagcccatttgcgtggcttttgtagcaagatgaggggtgCTGGGGGGAAGGACGAATTgctgatagcatatttcggtcaaagcttgagcgggtccgcgctggaatggtacacgagacaggatCCCGgcagatggtacacatgggatgacctTGCACAGGcgttcattggccattttcagtataatctcgagatagtccccgaccgtctatcactgttaaaacttgagaaaaagccgggagagagctttagagagtttggtttccgctggagagagcaagttGCGAGAGTTGACCCCCCAATGAGGGAAAgtgaaatggtagattactttttACAGGCTTTAGAGCCAACATACTTTGGGCACCTGGTGACGGCAATCGGTAAATCTTTTAATGAGGTGGTGAAGATGGGAGCCATGGTCGAGGAAGGTTTGAAGtccaataaaatcatgagctattcagcgattaaagcaaccactcaggccatccaaagtggtactggtggtgtgctgggaaagaagaagaaggaagaagtcaCAACAGTTGAAGCTAGTActtggtccaggtccggcaacCCTCCACCCTATTACAACCAGcctagaccccaccacccaaattacccATATACCCCATATAGCCTACCACAACAGTATTATCCACCATAG